In the Flavobacterium pallidum genome, one interval contains:
- a CDS encoding sulfite exporter TauE/SafE family protein: protein MDTWILVLLCIAAFGAGFVDAVVGGGGLIQTPAALVLLPGLPIATIMGSLKIPSFSGTLFAAAQYLRQVKMNWKLLVIMMVLAVPSAFAGSMLLTVVHNDFMKPLLLVVLSIMVVYTYAKKNFGLHRDKSHSDAQQIIYAVLISVTIGFYDGFIGPGTGSFFVLAFIALLGFDFLHASANAKMVNLATNFGSICLFISKGKVIWAIAIPMAICNAAGGFIGAKMAIAKGNKFIRIFFLMVIIGTLARFAYDVITER, encoded by the coding sequence ATGGATACCTGGATTCTTGTCTTGCTTTGCATCGCCGCTTTCGGAGCGGGATTTGTCGATGCCGTGGTGGGTGGCGGCGGATTGATCCAGACCCCGGCAGCGCTTGTGCTTTTACCGGGTTTGCCCATAGCGACAATTATGGGATCGTTAAAAATCCCATCATTCAGCGGGACATTATTTGCGGCGGCGCAATACCTCAGGCAGGTCAAGATGAACTGGAAACTGCTGGTGATCATGATGGTGCTCGCAGTGCCGTCCGCGTTTGCGGGCTCTATGCTGCTCACGGTAGTCCATAATGACTTCATGAAGCCGCTTTTGCTCGTAGTACTTTCAATAATGGTGGTGTATACTTATGCCAAAAAGAATTTCGGTCTGCACAGAGATAAATCGCATTCGGATGCGCAACAGATTATTTATGCTGTGCTTATTAGTGTCACGATTGGCTTTTACGACGGATTCATTGGCCCGGGAACGGGAAGCTTTTTTGTGCTGGCATTTATAGCACTGCTGGGTTTCGATTTCCTGCATGCTTCCGCGAATGCGAAGATGGTGAACCTGGCTACGAATTTCGGCTCGATCTGCCTGTTCATTTCTAAAGGAAAAGTCATCTGGGCGATTGCCATCCCGATGGCAATATGTAACGCTGCCGGCGGATTCATAGGCGCGAAAATGGCCATTGCGAAAGGAAACAAATTTATCAGGATTTTTTTCCTGATGGTCATCATTGGCACTTTGGCGCGGTTCGCTTATGACGTGATTACGGAAAGGTGA
- a CDS encoding M1 family metallopeptidase, translating to MKQLFVFLLLSATCFSQQTRFVDFISVDGSVTPDADSKTVSGAAIYNFIVMKRIDTIKIDAVDMTFSDVMINGKRVKSFNSGKQLQLFEGFKKGKNIVSFSYKASPKQTIYFVGNGENSQIWTQGQGKYTSYWFPSFDDVNEKVIFRMRIITDKKWDVISNGTFSYSDPVKGNHSTFNGNGTDKISYFTMEKPMSSYLLMLAIGKFGHQEEKSSSGIPLQYYYAPEDSAKYESTYRYSKRIFDFMEKEIGVPYPWKIYRQIPVHDFIYGGMENTTSTLFNEVYVVDEIGFNDNNYINVNGHELAHQWFGDMVTAKSSKHHWLQEGFATYYALLAEKEVFGEDHFNFQLYDIAEQLQQASKTDTIPILNEKASSLSFYQKGAWALHVLRENVGAEKFRKAVKNYLEKYQFKNVDTGEFLAEINKVSDYDTNDFRKRWLESSVFPIQEALAILKKSNFIREYFRVAEMKDIPLAQKQTGFENLLASNAFYPIKQEIVNQLQELSFEEKKDMLHKAMQTNDVFVRQAVAGNFDKVPEGFKTEYETLLDDKSYFTREIALNRLWSQFPEDRNRLLDKSADWVGLIDKNLRIMWLSMALKTKDYRQDKKPAYYDELLQYASPDFRVNTRINALDKLIFLDKSDKNYLPFLVNGLVSHIARFSKFSRDKIRTQLKNQSHREYYESLLESLSEKEKIQLDKLLKEK from the coding sequence ATGAAACAACTTTTTGTATTCCTGCTGCTTTCGGCCACCTGCTTTTCACAGCAAACCCGCTTTGTGGATTTTATTTCGGTCGACGGCAGCGTTACACCAGATGCGGATAGTAAAACCGTTTCCGGCGCAGCCATTTATAACTTCATTGTAATGAAGCGCATCGATACGATAAAGATTGATGCAGTCGACATGACTTTCAGCGATGTGATGATTAACGGAAAAAGAGTGAAATCCTTCAATTCCGGAAAACAGCTTCAATTGTTTGAAGGGTTTAAGAAAGGGAAAAATATAGTGTCCTTTTCATATAAAGCCAGCCCGAAACAGACGATTTATTTTGTTGGAAATGGTGAAAATTCCCAGATTTGGACGCAGGGCCAGGGTAAATATACCAGCTATTGGTTCCCCAGTTTTGACGATGTGAATGAAAAAGTGATTTTCAGGATGCGTATCATCACGGATAAAAAATGGGACGTCATTTCAAATGGCACCTTTAGTTATTCTGATCCTGTGAAAGGCAATCACTCCACATTCAACGGCAATGGAACTGATAAGATTTCTTATTTCACAATGGAGAAGCCCATGAGTTCCTATCTTTTAATGCTTGCCATTGGGAAATTCGGACATCAGGAAGAAAAATCCTCCAGCGGCATTCCGCTTCAGTATTATTATGCACCGGAAGATTCCGCAAAATATGAAAGCACTTATCGCTATTCCAAAAGGATTTTCGATTTTATGGAAAAGGAAATTGGCGTACCCTATCCGTGGAAAATTTACCGCCAGATCCCGGTGCATGATTTCATTTACGGTGGCATGGAAAATACAACCTCTACATTGTTCAACGAGGTTTATGTCGTAGATGAGATTGGTTTTAACGATAACAATTACATCAATGTCAACGGCCATGAACTCGCTCACCAGTGGTTCGGGGATATGGTGACCGCAAAATCTTCAAAGCACCATTGGCTGCAGGAGGGCTTTGCTACTTATTATGCGCTTTTGGCTGAAAAGGAAGTTTTCGGGGAAGACCATTTTAATTTCCAGTTGTATGACATCGCGGAGCAATTGCAGCAGGCTTCGAAAACCGATACGATCCCTATTTTAAATGAAAAAGCCAGTTCGCTGAGTTTTTACCAGAAAGGGGCATGGGCGCTGCATGTGCTCCGGGAAAATGTAGGGGCGGAAAAGTTTAGGAAAGCCGTAAAGAATTATCTTGAAAAATACCAGTTCAAAAATGTCGATACAGGGGAGTTTCTGGCAGAAATCAATAAGGTCTCAGATTATGATACTAACGATTTCAGGAAAAGATGGCTCGAAAGCAGTGTTTTCCCGATTCAGGAAGCATTGGCTATTTTAAAGAAAAGTAATTTTATCAGGGAATATTTCCGGGTGGCTGAAATGAAAGACATTCCCTTGGCACAAAAACAAACCGGATTCGAAAATTTACTGGCTTCAAATGCCTTTTACCCCATAAAACAGGAAATTGTTAACCAGTTACAGGAATTATCTTTTGAAGAAAAAAAGGACATGTTGCATAAAGCGATGCAAACCAATGACGTGTTTGTAAGGCAGGCTGTGGCAGGAAATTTTGACAAAGTTCCCGAAGGTTTCAAAACGGAATATGAGACTTTGCTCGATGATAAATCTTACTTTACACGCGAAATTGCCCTGAACAGGTTGTGGTCGCAATTTCCCGAAGACCGCAACAGGCTGTTGGATAAATCGGCAGACTGGGTGGGACTGATCGACAAAAATCTCAGGATTATGTGGCTTTCGATGGCATTGAAGACCAAAGATTATCGTCAGGATAAAAAACCGGCTTATTATGATGAATTGCTGCAATATGCTTCGCCGGATTTCCGCGTCAATACCAGGATCAATGCTTTGGACAAATTGATTTTCCTTGATAAAAGCGATAAGAACTATCTGCCATTCCTGGTCAACGGGCTGGTGAGCCATATCGCGCGCTTTTCTAAATTTTCCCGTGACAAAATCCGCACGCAGCTTAAAAACCAAAGCCACCGGGAGTATTACGAATCTTTGCTGGAATCTTTATCCGAAAAGGAAAAAATCCAGCTTGACAAACTTTTGAAAGAGAAATGA
- a CDS encoding ArsR/SmtB family transcription factor has translation MDTRRDIFQAIADPTRRAILLLIASQAMTPNAIAAHFNSSRQAVSKHIKILSECELLLQQQSGREIYYQLNPLKMKEIDEWLQKFRELWDERFNELDKILLTMKSK, from the coding sequence ATGGACACCCGAAGAGACATATTCCAGGCCATCGCCGATCCGACCAGAAGAGCCATTCTGCTCCTAATCGCTTCACAGGCCATGACGCCCAATGCCATTGCAGCGCATTTCAACAGCAGCAGGCAGGCGGTTTCGAAACACATCAAAATCCTCTCGGAATGTGAATTACTGCTTCAGCAACAATCCGGCAGGGAAATTTACTACCAGCTCAATCCGTTAAAAATGAAAGAAATAGACGAATGGCTCCAGAAGTTCCGCGAACTTTGGGACGAACGCTTCAATGAACTCGATAAAATATTATTAACAATGAAATCTAAATAA
- a CDS encoding DHCW motif cupin fold protein: MNNIFFNSIDWPSVEKTEHKGITGIAYWQTLQFDKIRMRMVEYSANYLADHWCQKGHIVHCLEGSFISELKNGEKFTLAKGMSYIVSDDLSSHRSMSENGVKLLIIDGDFLKSS; encoded by the coding sequence ATGAATAATATCTTTTTCAACAGTATCGACTGGCCTTCAGTTGAAAAAACGGAACACAAAGGCATTACTGGAATCGCTTACTGGCAAACTTTGCAATTCGACAAAATACGGATGCGCATGGTCGAATATTCCGCGAATTACCTCGCCGATCATTGGTGCCAAAAAGGCCATATCGTACATTGCCTCGAAGGCAGTTTCATCAGCGAATTGAAAAATGGCGAAAAATTCACGCTGGCAAAAGGCATGTCCTATATCGTTTCCGATGATTTGAGCTCGCACCGCTCCATGTCAGAAAACGGCGTTAAACTGCTGATTATCGATGGCGATTTCCTGAAATCTTCATAA
- a CDS encoding patatin-like phospholipase family protein gives MRALVISGGGSKGAFAGGVAQYLLEQGHKYDLLLGTSTGSLLIPHLALGDVKKIHSIYTNVNMKKIFNINPFVVKKRKGIEIVTINHFNVLLQFLRKKRTFGESQKLRKQIRKNFTLSEFNQLKASHCNIVVTVTNLTKNDVEYKAIRDFDYEDFCDWIWISCNYIPFMSIASKGDCEYGDGGFSSLVPIREAINRGATVVDVVILETETQLTPRVIGKNPFSLMVDLFATLLDQVEKHDITIGKLSANHHDVKLNLFYTPTQLTDNALIFNKQKMKQWWQEGYEYAKNKSALMSDNKLP, from the coding sequence ATGAGAGCGCTTGTAATTTCAGGCGGCGGGAGCAAAGGTGCTTTTGCAGGCGGTGTGGCACAGTACCTTTTGGAGCAGGGGCACAAATATGATCTGCTGTTGGGCACTTCCACCGGAAGTTTGCTGATTCCGCACCTGGCATTGGGCGATGTGAAGAAGATCCATAGCATTTACACGAATGTGAATATGAAGAAGATCTTCAACATCAATCCTTTTGTAGTCAAAAAAAGGAAAGGCATTGAGATCGTAACCATCAACCATTTCAATGTTTTGCTGCAATTCCTGAGAAAGAAGCGCACTTTTGGCGAAAGCCAGAAACTACGGAAACAGATTCGTAAGAATTTCACGCTGAGCGAGTTTAACCAATTGAAGGCTTCCCATTGCAATATCGTCGTGACGGTGACCAACCTGACGAAGAATGATGTCGAATACAAAGCCATCAGGGATTTTGATTATGAGGATTTCTGTGACTGGATTTGGATTTCGTGCAATTATATCCCGTTTATGAGTATCGCCAGTAAAGGTGATTGCGAATATGGCGACGGCGGATTTTCAAGTCTGGTGCCCATCCGCGAGGCAATCAATCGCGGTGCTACGGTGGTTGATGTGGTGATTTTAGAAACCGAAACACAACTGACCCCACGTGTTATCGGAAAAAATCCCTTTTCGCTGATGGTCGACCTTTTCGCGACGCTCCTTGACCAGGTTGAAAAGCACGACATTACCATTGGCAAGCTTTCAGCAAACCACCATGATGTGAAATTAAATTTATTTTACACTCCGACGCAACTTACCGACAATGCACTCATCTTTAACAAACAAAAGATGAAACAGTGGTGGCAGGAAGGCTACGAGTATGCCAAGAATAAAAGCGCACTCATGAGCGACAACAAACTTCCTTAA
- a CDS encoding M2 family metallopeptidase, whose translation MKKNILILAAIALFSCKNDKADNAMQSEVQTYLDSYNKEYKRLNVLVNETSWQMQIHIVEGDSTNAIANNKAQEEYAKFTGSTANINMAKKFLEHPDGLTELQLKQLKSILYKAANNPETLKDVVTARIKAETKQTENLFGFDFKIDGKSVSANDIDAALSDETNLAKRRKAWESSKEVGKGLKTGLAKLRDLRNKTVQGLGYKDFFDYQVSDYGMTTEEMLAMLKQFNKDLYPLFRELHTYARYEYAKKYGVKEVPDMLPADWLPNRWGQDWSSLVDVEGVNLDAAVKPKGAEWIVKQGERFYVSIGFPELPKTFWEKSDLYPAPAGANYKKNNHASAWHMDLDKDVRSLMSVEPNSEWYETSHHELGHIYYYISYSTPEVPYLLREGANRAYHEALGSLMGMAAMQKPFMENLGLIPKGTKSDEMQTLLKEALNYVVFIPFSTGTMSMFEHDLYANNLPVDQFNKRWWELAAQYQGIVPPTVRGEEFCDAATKTHINDDAAQYYDYALSYILLFQIHDHISRNILHQDPHATNYYGNKEVGKFIQGIMKSGATGDWRKLLREKTGSDLSAKAMLEYFNPLMDYLKEQNKGRKYTMPALK comes from the coding sequence ATGAAAAAAAACATACTCATTTTAGCGGCCATCGCGCTTTTTTCCTGTAAAAATGACAAAGCCGACAACGCCATGCAAAGCGAAGTACAAACGTATCTCGACAGCTATAACAAGGAATACAAACGGCTGAATGTCCTGGTGAATGAAACTTCGTGGCAAATGCAGATCCATATTGTTGAAGGCGATTCGACCAATGCCATAGCGAACAACAAAGCACAGGAAGAATACGCGAAATTCACCGGAAGCACAGCCAACATCAACATGGCTAAAAAATTCCTGGAGCATCCTGACGGGCTTACCGAATTACAGCTGAAGCAACTCAAAAGCATCCTCTACAAAGCGGCAAACAACCCGGAAACGCTTAAGGATGTCGTTACCGCGCGCATCAAGGCCGAAACAAAGCAAACGGAAAACCTTTTCGGCTTCGATTTCAAGATTGACGGTAAATCGGTTTCCGCAAATGATATCGATGCGGCACTTTCTGATGAAACCAATCTGGCCAAACGCAGGAAAGCCTGGGAATCCAGCAAGGAAGTGGGGAAGGGGCTTAAAACTGGTTTGGCCAAACTCCGTGACCTGCGCAACAAAACCGTGCAGGGTCTTGGCTACAAGGATTTCTTTGATTACCAGGTTTCCGATTATGGGATGACTACCGAAGAAATGCTGGCGATGCTGAAGCAATTCAACAAAGATTTGTATCCGTTGTTCCGCGAACTGCATACCTATGCGCGTTATGAATATGCAAAAAAATATGGTGTAAAAGAAGTGCCGGACATGCTTCCTGCCGATTGGCTTCCAAACCGCTGGGGGCAGGATTGGAGCAGCCTGGTCGATGTGGAGGGTGTCAACCTGGATGCGGCTGTAAAACCCAAAGGTGCCGAATGGATTGTAAAGCAGGGCGAGCGTTTCTATGTGAGCATCGGCTTTCCGGAATTGCCGAAGACGTTTTGGGAAAAATCTGATCTGTATCCTGCGCCTGCCGGAGCGAATTATAAGAAGAACAACCACGCTTCTGCCTGGCACATGGATTTGGATAAAGATGTGCGTTCACTGATGAGCGTGGAACCGAACAGCGAATGGTATGAAACCTCACACCATGAATTAGGTCACATCTACTATTATATTTCTTACAGCACACCGGAAGTTCCATACTTATTACGCGAAGGTGCCAACCGGGCATACCATGAAGCGCTGGGAAGTTTAATGGGTATGGCAGCAATGCAGAAGCCGTTTATGGAAAACCTCGGCCTGATCCCTAAAGGAACGAAATCTGACGAAATGCAGACGTTATTAAAAGAAGCGTTGAATTATGTTGTGTTCATTCCATTTAGCACCGGTACGATGAGCATGTTCGAGCATGATCTGTATGCGAATAACCTGCCAGTAGACCAATTCAACAAACGCTGGTGGGAACTCGCTGCACAATACCAGGGCATCGTCCCGCCGACGGTACGCGGGGAAGAATTTTGCGATGCAGCAACCAAAACGCATATTAATGATGATGCGGCGCAGTATTATGATTATGCGCTCTCCTACATTTTGCTGTTCCAGATCCACGACCATATATCCAGGAACATTTTGCACCAGGATCCCCATGCGACAAATTATTACGGCAATAAGGAAGTGGGGAAGTTTATACAAGGTATCATGAAATCAGGTGCGACCGGAGACTGGCGTAAATTACTCCGTGAGAAAACCGGCAGCGACCTCAGTGCCAAAGCGATGCTGGAGTATTTCAACCCGCTGATGGATTATCTGAAAGAACAGAATAAAGGCAGGAAATATACGATGCCGGCGTTGAAATAA
- the recG gene encoding ATP-dependent DNA helicase RecG, with product MSGNLLQTPIEYLKGVGPQRGNLLRKELGIHTYADLVNFYPNRYIDRTRYYKINELRNNPAEVQIVGKIVHIKTVEQKKGQRLVATFTDGTGEMELIWFQGIKWVRESLQLNAPIVIFGKCNVFNGLYSMPHPEMELLKDHEQHLRSAMQPVYPSTETLANRGISNRVVNKMMQQLFLETGNTFTETLPAWLLEELKLVSKNSALFNIHFPKSANALAKAEFRLKFEELFFIQLQLITKNIVRKQRIKGHPFTKVGPYFNEFFNRHLPFDLTNAQKRVLKEIRNDMGGSAQMNRLLQGDVGSGKTIVALMTMLLALDNGFQACLMAPTEILANQHYLGLTELAKDLNINIKILTGSTKTADRKIIHEELENGSLHILIGTHALLEDKVKFQNLGLAVIDEQHRFGVEQRSKLWKKNDIPPHVLVMTATPIPRTLAMSLYGDLDISVIDELPPGRKPIQTVHRYDTNRLKVWKFIRDEIAKGRQIYIVYPLIQESEKMDFKDLMDGYESISRDFPLPQYAVSIVHGKMKPADKDSEMERFSKGKTNIMVATTVIEVGVNIPNASVMIIESAERFGLSQLHQLRGRVGRGAEQSYCILMTGHKLSNDSKTRMETMVSTNDGFEIAEVDLKLRGPGDLMGKQQSGVLNLQIADIVRDREILQLARHYAIKILKGDASLSKPEHQVLRVVFMEMSKKQEIWNYIS from the coding sequence ATGTCAGGCAACTTATTACAAACCCCGATTGAATACCTTAAAGGCGTGGGGCCGCAACGTGGTAATCTGCTGCGAAAGGAATTGGGCATCCATACATATGCAGATCTGGTTAACTTTTACCCAAACCGTTACATCGACCGGACGCGTTATTACAAAATAAATGAATTACGGAACAATCCTGCGGAAGTACAGATTGTCGGGAAGATTGTTCACATTAAAACAGTAGAGCAGAAAAAAGGGCAAAGGCTTGTCGCCACTTTTACCGATGGTACCGGCGAAATGGAACTTATCTGGTTTCAGGGCATCAAATGGGTCCGTGAAAGCCTGCAACTGAATGCCCCGATTGTAATTTTCGGCAAATGCAATGTTTTCAATGGTTTGTACAGCATGCCACATCCAGAGATGGAATTGCTTAAGGACCATGAGCAGCATCTACGCTCTGCGATGCAACCCGTGTACCCGTCAACCGAAACGCTGGCGAACCGCGGGATTTCAAACCGCGTGGTCAATAAGATGATGCAGCAATTGTTCCTGGAAACGGGCAATACTTTTACGGAAACGCTTCCGGCCTGGCTTTTGGAGGAATTGAAACTGGTCTCGAAAAATTCGGCGTTGTTCAATATCCATTTCCCCAAAAGCGCCAATGCTTTGGCGAAAGCCGAATTCAGATTAAAATTCGAAGAGCTTTTTTTCATCCAATTGCAGCTTATCACTAAAAATATCGTACGGAAGCAACGTATCAAAGGACATCCTTTTACAAAAGTGGGTCCTTATTTCAATGAATTCTTCAACAGGCACCTGCCTTTTGACCTGACCAATGCGCAGAAACGCGTTTTGAAGGAAATCCGAAACGACATGGGCGGCAGTGCGCAAATGAACCGTTTGCTGCAGGGTGACGTGGGTTCGGGGAAGACGATTGTAGCATTGATGACGATGCTTCTGGCTTTGGACAACGGTTTCCAGGCGTGTTTGATGGCGCCGACAGAAATACTCGCAAACCAGCATTACCTGGGTTTAACCGAATTGGCTAAGGATTTAAATATCAATATAAAAATACTTACAGGATCAACCAAAACTGCAGATCGGAAAATCATCCATGAGGAATTGGAAAACGGTTCCTTGCACATCCTCATCGGGACGCATGCCTTGCTGGAAGACAAGGTGAAATTTCAAAATTTAGGCCTCGCAGTCATTGACGAACAGCACCGTTTCGGCGTAGAGCAACGGTCAAAATTGTGGAAGAAAAATGACATCCCGCCTCACGTTCTTGTGATGACCGCCACGCCGATCCCACGCACCCTGGCGATGAGTTTATATGGCGACCTTGATATTTCAGTAATCGATGAGCTCCCGCCTGGTAGGAAACCCATACAAACCGTACATCGTTATGATACGAACCGTCTGAAAGTCTGGAAATTCATCCGTGACGAGATTGCAAAGGGCCGGCAGATTTACATCGTGTATCCGTTAATCCAGGAATCTGAAAAAATGGATTTCAAGGACCTGATGGATGGTTACGAAAGCATTTCCCGTGATTTTCCGCTGCCGCAATATGCCGTTTCCATCGTACACGGAAAGATGAAACCCGCCGATAAAGACTCGGAAATGGAACGTTTTTCCAAAGGCAAAACCAACATTATGGTAGCAACAACGGTCATTGAAGTGGGCGTGAATATCCCAAACGCCAGCGTGATGATCATTGAAAGTGCCGAACGTTTCGGGCTGTCACAACTCCACCAGCTCCGGGGTCGTGTGGGACGTGGTGCGGAACAAAGCTATTGTATACTGATGACCGGACATAAACTCAGTAACGATAGTAAAACCCGTATGGAAACTATGGTCAGTACAAACGACGGCTTTGAAATCGCTGAAGTCGACCTGAAGCTACGAGGTCCCGGTGACCTGATGGGCAAGCAGCAAAGTGGTGTGCTGAATTTACAAATAGCCGATATCGTCAGGGACCGCGAAATCCTTCAACTAGCCAGGCATTATGCAATAAAAATCCTCAAAGGCGATGCATCACTGAGCAAGCCTGAGCATCAGGTGTTGCGGGTTGTATTTATGGAAATGTCAAAAAAGCAGGAGATCTGGAATTACATTAGTTAG
- a CDS encoding SRPBCC family protein has product MKNLQMDFNVDRENKKINVKREFAAPVSKVWTAWTVSEILDQWWAPKPYKARTKSMDFIEGGTWFYSMLGPEGEEHRCRADYKAIDTEKSFTGLDAFCDEDWNTNTDFPRTLWDVAFTEADGHTFVDVTLSYDKLEDLEMILKMGMQEGFTMALGNLDELLEQ; this is encoded by the coding sequence ATGAAAAATTTGCAAATGGACTTTAACGTCGACAGGGAAAACAAAAAAATCAATGTGAAAAGGGAATTTGCCGCACCGGTCAGTAAGGTTTGGACCGCTTGGACCGTCAGCGAAATCCTGGACCAGTGGTGGGCACCGAAACCTTATAAGGCGAGGACCAAAAGCATGGATTTTATCGAAGGAGGTACCTGGTTTTATTCCATGCTCGGCCCTGAAGGCGAGGAACACCGCTGCCGTGCCGATTATAAAGCCATCGACACCGAAAAATCATTCACGGGACTTGATGCCTTCTGTGATGAGGACTGGAATACGAATACCGATTTCCCGAGGACGCTCTGGGATGTTGCGTTCACCGAGGCTGACGGACACACTTTTGTGGATGTAACGCTGTCATATGACAAGCTCGAAGATCTAGAAATGATCCTGAAAATGGGCATGCAGGAAGGCTTCACTATGGCATTGGGCAACCTCGACGAATTGCTTGAGCAGTGA
- a CDS encoding DUF7935 family protein, with the protein MDTDKILELLFYTLPALITGAVAYSFFQKYTDNEEKKRQFLLRRSNQKQSLPLKLQAYERMALFLERINLTKILIRISPISSDKNDYANLLIAHIDQEFEHNLTQQIYMTDQCWALIITAKNSTMQMIRKAAISTEVTDADSLRQFILNDLLEKQTPGNAALAYIKDEVSSMI; encoded by the coding sequence ATGGATACAGATAAGATTCTCGAACTTTTATTTTACACACTTCCGGCATTGATCACAGGCGCTGTAGCGTATTCTTTTTTCCAGAAATATACTGACAATGAGGAGAAAAAAAGACAATTCCTGCTCAGGAGAAGCAATCAGAAACAATCGTTACCGCTGAAGTTACAAGCTTATGAACGGATGGCTTTATTTTTGGAACGCATCAACCTTACAAAAATATTAATCAGGATTTCACCGATTTCGAGCGACAAAAATGATTATGCCAATCTGCTCATCGCTCACATCGACCAGGAATTCGAGCATAACCTTACGCAGCAGATCTATATGACAGACCAATGCTGGGCGCTGATCATAACAGCTAAAAATTCAACGATGCAAATGATCCGTAAAGCCGCTATTTCGACTGAAGTGACTGATGCGGACAGCCTGCGCCAATTCATCCTGAACGACCTGCTTGAAAAACAGACACCTGGAAACGCAGCGCTTGCTTACATTAAAGATGAAGTTTCTTCTATGATATAA
- a CDS encoding GNAT family N-acetyltransferase, with product MEFTYRKAQPEDVLKLSILFKQVYIATYGIEGVSDEFANFISKQFAPERLGQLIAAHPDSLFVAVYKGNLVGVVEIEFDKKCHGQDLTGPELNKLYILERFCAKGIGEKLLELAENTAKQKGAGSMWLWVLESNARAIRFYEKHGYKKIGEASFQMETNRYENKVMLKEF from the coding sequence GTGGAATTTACTTACCGGAAAGCACAGCCTGAAGATGTGCTCAAACTATCAATCCTTTTCAAGCAGGTGTATATCGCCACATATGGCATTGAGGGCGTTTCAGATGAATTTGCCAATTTCATTTCAAAGCAATTTGCACCAGAACGGCTCGGGCAGCTCATCGCAGCACATCCGGACAGTTTATTTGTCGCCGTTTATAAAGGTAACCTTGTCGGTGTGGTCGAAATCGAATTTGACAAAAAATGCCATGGGCAGGATCTCACCGGCCCCGAACTCAACAAATTGTACATCCTCGAGCGGTTCTGTGCAAAAGGCATAGGCGAAAAACTGCTGGAACTCGCTGAAAATACCGCAAAACAAAAAGGGGCAGGCAGCATGTGGCTTTGGGTACTCGAATCCAACGCGCGTGCCATACGCTTTTATGAAAAGCACGGCTACAAAAAAATCGGGGAAGCATCATTCCAGATGGAAACGAACCGGTATGAAAATAAGGTGATGCTGAAGGAATTTTAG